ACCTGAGCACCTCCGAAGCCTCCGGCGTACTGCCCGGATTCAACGGCTGGACCGAGGTCGCGAGCTTCGGCAGCAACGAATGGATGCTCGTCGTAACGACATTCCTGATGGGAGTAGGATTGGGAGTTCTCACCCAGCCCCAGCTCATCGTTAGGTTCATGTCCGCCAAGGACGACAGGATGCTTAACCGCTCCCTTATCGTGGGAAGCATCTTCATGATGGTCATCGTCGGAGCCGCATACACTTCTGGTGCGCTCTCCAACGTGTTCTTCATGAACGAGCACAGTCAGGCAGCCGCAGCCTATGTCAGCGGTCTCGGACTCGGTACCGACTTCATCGTCCCCCAGTACATCCTCGAGGTCTTCGACAGCGTCTTCGGAGGAGACTTCTTCATCTGTCTCTTCCTGCTCTCGCTCGTATGTGCCAGCATCTCCACCATCAGCGCTCTGATGCACACCATCGGAGCCGCCGGAGGATACGACCTCTACACCATCATGGAGAACCGCAAGGCCAAGAGGGAGAAGGACTCCCAGAGCGTCCGCATCAACAGGATAGTCACCGCCATCATGATGGTGCTGGTCGTCATCTACTGCTACCTGATGCCCAAGGAGATCATCGCCAAGGCGACTTCCCTCTTCATGGGAATGACCGCGGCCGCACTCCTTCCCGCCTTCTGCCACGGACTTTACGCCAAGGGCGTCCCCGACAAGATGGCCGCTCTCGCCAGCATTACCGTCGGAACCGTCGTCTACCTGTTCTGGGCCCTGTTCATCAACAGCTCCATGTCGGTGTTCATGCCTATCTGCAGGTGGATCACCGGCAACGCGGTGCTCTTCCCCAACACCTGGCTGGCATTCTGCGACCCCATGGTCATCGCCCTGCCCCTGTCCATCGCGGTGTTCGTCATCGTGAGACTTATCAATAGGTCTGCGGGCAAGGACAGTCAGGAAGCAACCGCTTCCAACTGAAACTTCAATCAGGACTTCCGGTCCGTCGTGAGACGGCTGGAGTCCTCTTCATTTTCCCATTCCGTTTCTTCTTCGGTTTCTTCGGGTTCATACCCATGGGAACGGTTGTACTCTTCGGCCGAGACACCGTTTATCGTCACGTTCCTGGGAGTCTTCCCGGTCCTGGCATAATAGATCCCGGCGGCCATGATCGCCAGACCTATCGCCATGAAGATACCGGGTCCGAGGAAGATGACTGGAGGGACTTCATCGGACATCGGAACGACCCATAAGAAAAGGGCTATGAACATCAGGCCGAACAGGAAGAACACGGCACCGAACATGATAAAGAACAGGCTCACGGGCTGCATTTTCTTATTCGCCGGGGGCGTCTGGGTCATGTGGCTTGTTTCTTCTACCTCCGGTACATCGGGACGATAGGTGCTACCGCCGGATAACCCCTGTCCGCGGTTCTTCCTCTCCTGCTCGCGGAGGTAGTCGTCGTAACTCTTGCCGCCGATCATATCTGACGGGTACAAGTCATCAGCCGTATATACCGACTACCCGCACGAACCTAACCAACAACGTGTTTATAGGTCTCCGTCCATCACCGCCTCATGCAGCACATCATGACCGGCAAGGTCAAAGAAGTCTACGCGATCGACGACGACACCCTCGAGTTCGCCTACACCGATCACATCTCCGTTTTCGACAAGATCATTCCCTCTATGATTCCTCACAAGGGAGAGACCCTGTGCAGGACCGCCAAGTACTGGTTCAACATCCTCACCAAAGAGGGAATCAACAACCACTACATCTCCGAGCCCTCCAAGGACAGGATGGACGTCAAGAGGGTGCAGATCATCCGCGATTACTCCAAGATTGACGGGAACACCAAGAACTACCTCATTCCTCTCGAGGTCATCTGCAGGTATTACGCAGCAGGTTCCCTCCTCGACAGGCTGAAATCAGGAAAGGTCAAGCCCGAGGACCTCGGATTCGAGCCCGGACACGAAGTGAAGAAGGGAGAGAAGCTCCCCAAGCCCTTCGTTGAGTGCACCACCAAGCTGGAAGCCACTGATATGAACCTCACCACCGAGGAGGCCAAGAAGATGGCCGGACTCACCGACGCGGAGTACGACAACATAGTCGCCACCACCCTCAAGATCGATGAGATCATCGCCCGCGAGGCAGGCAAGAGGAACCTCATTCACTGCGACGGAAAGAAGGAATACGCCTTCGACAAGGACAGGAAGCTCATGGTCATCGACACCTTCGGAACCCTCGACGAGGACCGCTGGTGGGATGCAGAGGAGTACGCCAAGGGCAACATCGTGGAGCTCTCCAAGGAGTTCGTCAGGCAGTACTACCGCGAGACCGGCTACCACAAGGCGCTTTACGACGCCCGCGAGAAGGGAGAGCCCGAGCCCGACATACCTGCTCTGCCCCAGGAGATCATCGACCGTGTCAGCAAACTGTATGTTGACATGTACGAGAGAATCACCGGCGAGAAGTTCTGATCACCGCGGGGGTGCATACCCCCGCAAAACTCCCTTACTGATTCAGTTTATCCTTTGATAGATAAGTTACAGAATGTCTGATATCTTCGGGGACGTCAAGGATTTCTATCGCTTCTTCGACAGTAACACCATAGGTTTTCACAAGTTTGAGCACGTGGGAAACTGTCAGGTTTATCGATGTCTCTTCGATGGCGTTATCAATATATGACTGCCTCAAATCCTCTATTATTGTGCTCATTTCTTTGACCCCCGACTCAATTATCTCATCCCAGCTTATTAAATACTTTTCCAGAAGCAGTGTTTTTCTCTCTTTCAATTTCAAGCCTGCAGAGAAAAGTGTATTCAGCATACCTATCATTCTGCTTACAGAATCTTCAGATTCGTATGTTTCATCTAATCCGGGTTGTTTTGGTTCTCCTAAGAAGATGAAATAGGTTGTTATTTGATCTTTTTTGGGAATGGGTTCCCCACTCTCAAACCTATCCACATAACGTCCAGTTGTCGAATATTGGATAATGCTATTCTCTCTGTTTTTCGGTGGATTCAAGAAAATCCAAACAGAGACTACTTTGCGGAGAGTTTTGTACTTATCCTCCGTTGAACAAGAATGTTTCTGATTTGTTTCTTGCTCAATCTGATGATTCACACTGCCCCTGTCTGGGTACAATTGTGAGAATATTAGTGCAGATTCATATCCAGTTGCCCGGTTAGTTATCGGATAGGATGTGTGATACTTTCCCTGAGCTTCTATATGGAATCTAAGGGAAACATCTTCTTCTTTGTTTGGTAACCTGATGTCGTAAAGGAGATCTAGGCGCAGAGGTGAACCCGTGTCACCGGCTAACTCACCATTCACTCTCTGAGGGGTATTGGATTTAGGTCCGATAAAGTACTGCGGAACCATAGCGGGATCCATCGTTTTGAATTCCGGAACGCATCCGCAAATCATGTTGGAGAGGATTGGTGCATGCTCCATCAACTTCTTTATCGCTAAGTCGCCTCTAATTCCGAGCTTATCATTTCCCGATTCTGTATCTTGGTCAGTCATGAAGATCCCAGATGTCGTTCCAAATTTGATAACTTAAACATCTGCAGTACAGTTAGCCCTGCAGTGGTTGGTAGCAGGATTAAATCGGTGGATTCTCATGTACAACGGATGCATCGTATTCTCTTCGTATGCTATGGAAACATGTGCCGCAGCCCTACGGCCCATTTCGTTTTCCAGCATATGGTGGACGAACGCGGTCTCTC
The sequence above is a segment of the methanogenic archaeon ISO4-H5 genome. Coding sequences within it:
- a CDS encoding sodium:solute symporter gives rise to the protein MMADGVSIPIFTVMLVIFAAVTIFLGLYGYRNTKNNSEFLLGRNKTNPLIIGLSYGATFLSASAVIGFGGQAATHGLTLMWLCFLNLFVGLFVAFLVFGPRTRKVGNRLKAATFSDLLGKMYHSKGIRGFTALLIIIMMPIYCAAVLKGGVNSVAVLTGLTDYYDAILIILAVIVGLYVVYGGIIAVMYNDALQAGIMFAGMVVILVITFTTLGGVTPAFESLADLSTSEASGVLPGFNGWTEVASFGSNEWMLVVTTFLMGVGLGVLTQPQLIVRFMSAKDDRMLNRSLIVGSIFMMVIVGAAYTSGALSNVFFMNEHSQAAAAYVSGLGLGTDFIVPQYILEVFDSVFGGDFFICLFLLSLVCASISTISALMHTIGAAGGYDLYTIMENRKAKREKDSQSVRINRIVTAIMMVLVVIYCYLMPKEIIAKATSLFMGMTAAALLPAFCHGLYAKGVPDKMAALASITVGTVVYLFWALFINSSMSVFMPICRWITGNAVLFPNTWLAFCDPMVIALPLSIAVFVIVRLINRSAGKDSQEATASN
- a CDS encoding transmembrane protein, whose amino-acid sequence is MIGGKSYDDYLREQERKNRGQGLSGGSTYRPDVPEVEETSHMTQTPPANKKMQPVSLFFIMFGAVFFLFGLMFIALFLWVVPMSDEVPPVIFLGPGIFMAIGLAIMAAGIYYARTGKTPRNVTINGVSAEEYNRSHGYEPEETEEETEWENEEDSSRLTTDRKS
- a CDS encoding phosphoribosylaminoimidazolesuccinocarboxamide synthase PurC; translation: MQHIMTGKVKEVYAIDDDTLEFAYTDHISVFDKIIPSMIPHKGETLCRTAKYWFNILTKEGINNHYISEPSKDRMDVKRVQIIRDYSKIDGNTKNYLIPLEVICRYYAAGSLLDRLKSGKVKPEDLGFEPGHEVKKGEKLPKPFVECTTKLEATDMNLTTEEAKKMAGLTDAEYDNIVATTLKIDEIIAREAGKRNLIHCDGKKEYAFDKDRKLMVIDTFGTLDEDRWWDAEEYAKGNIVELSKEFVRQYYRETGYHKALYDAREKGEPEPDIPALPQEIIDRVSKLYVDMYERITGEKF